The nucleotide sequence CTTCTACTGGGTCGCCTGAAGCTTATCTTACTTCACACCCATAAAAATTGCATAATGTCTGAAACGCCATATAAGTTCATATTTTGAAAATCCTGCTTTCTTCATATGGTATAGATGATTTTCCGCAGGCATTGTATTGACTCCAAGGCGCCCTCGTTTTTCCTTATACATTTTGTCCATATCTTCATCGGTTACAGTTATATTCATTACCTCTTTAAACCTCCTCTTTAAAAAAAGACGATGATTTTTTTCTATCTGCTTTTGAATGATTTTGTGTGGAGATTCAACAGCAGTAGAGTATATCAGTACACCTTTCTTTTTCAATAATTCTAAGATTTCATTAAACAAAGGCTGTCTTCGTTTTGTAGCAATATAATGAAAGCACAGGGAAGATACAATGACATCAAATTTCAATTTTCCCAAAGGTGCATACCATTCACTCTTATTAAAATCAGCAATAACAAATTTCATTGGAGCGCCTTCTTTTCCTTCAAATCTCTTTCTTGCCTCCTCAAGCATTCCTTCCGATGCGTCTGAAAATATATAGTTGGATTTCGGGAAATAACTCAATACTTTCTGAGTCAACGCTCCATTACCAGCACCTATCTCGAGAATCGTAAGTTTTCGCTCTGTATCGAAGGGAATCATCTCGGTGATAGTTTGCAGCATTTCATCTTTCTTTGGTATTACCACACTTTGAAAATCGTCAAATCCTTCAACCTCAGAATCCCATGCTTTCCCATAACCTCCCAATGATTTCTTCCTCATTTCTATTACCCTCCTGTACTTTTTTCTACAAATCTTCAAACAGGCAAAGAATCTACTTTTTCTGAAAAAACATTAAAATTGCATATCTTTGAATTTTTCCAAAATTTATGTTTTCCTGCTTATAAAAGATTATTTGAAATAACTATTTGCATATCTACCATCTCTATACTTCTTCCCTATGGCATCATTTATCCCATTATCTAACTTCTATTTTTACCATAATACAGCTTGATTAGATTGGGCATTCTCCTTCTTTTAAAAATTTGAACCTCACTTAGTGCTTGAAGACGATACCGGAAAATGATTCCCAAATATGCTTATGCTTCTCCTTGATAAAAAACCACAAATCACTATTCTAATATTTATGGCATCGACAACAGTCAATCTTCGCGGACACCACCTTCTCTGCCTTTTGGCTTTCAGAGGCAAAGGATATAATCGTGCATTTATTAATAATCTTGCAAAGCTACAGGAAAAAATAAGAAACGATAAGAAGATAAAAATCAAAATTGTCGAAGGAGCTGATGACATTTGCGTACAATGTCCTTATCTTAATGGCAATACCTGCTGTAAAGAAGCTGAGGAAAGAACCCAAAAAATCAATAAAATAGATAACAATATTCTGAACAAACTTAACTTTAAAAAAAACGAAATAATTACACTTTCTGATTTGGTCAAATCGCTTTCCCAAATACCCAAACAAGAATTGGCGAAACTTTGTTCTTCTTGCTCTTGGTTGAAAACTGAAAACTGCCCTAAGGAAATTATTTTATTTATTCATTCTTTTTCCACTTGAACCTTTTTCCCCCTTCTGGTCCGCCAAGACTCAAGTATGTAACCTCATCCGGTTCTATTTTGACAAAGGTAATCCTCTTCAAAATATCTTCCATTGGCACTTCTTTTTTCAAAAAAGGCGAATAAATTAGGCCTGTCTCTTTGTTCTTTCTCTGTTCAAGCCGTTCAATCATCCCTCTCTTTTTTGCACGCTCCATAAATTCATCACGATTATTTTCATATGTTATAAGTTGGGCTTTACCCTGTATCTGAAGACTGATATTTTCAACTCCTTCCTCAATCCTTGAATATATGGCGGCTGCAACATTGGGATTTGCTTTCATATTTTCTACTTTCCCTCCGGGATCAGCGACAATCCATATTGTCATCCCTTCGCTTTCAAAAGAAACAGGAGTTACACGCGGAATATTGTCTTTACAGGTCCCAAGAGCAAGATAACCGCCGCCATCAAGAAAATCGATTATCATTTTTTCAATTTCTTTTTTATCAGGCATTGTCCCCTCCTCATATATTAATAATTTCTTCCTCAATTATAATCATATGCTATAATTTTGAAATGTTTAGGTCAAATTTCTTTTTCAGGAATCCCCCAATGATTTACTTTTATACATTAATGGTGTATTAAAGCACATCTATCTCGAATGGCAAATTGGAAATGGCAAACAAAAAATTGGAAGAAGATTTAAAATTTCTCAAAAAAACTCTGACCTTAGCAAAAAGAGGAATTGGAAGAGTTAGCCCTAATCCTCTTGTTGGTGCTGTAATAGTCAAAAATGGCAAGATAATCGCAAGCGGCTACCATAAAGCTGCCGGAGAAAAGCATGCTGAAATTGTTGCTTTAGATAAAGCAGGTATAGAAGCTAAAGGCGCTACACTTTATGTAAACCTTGAACCATGCAGTCACATCGGAAAAACAGGACCTTGCTGTGATGAAATTATCAAAGCAGGAATCAAAAGAGTTGTTTTCTCTGTGAGCGATCCAAATCCATTAGTTAATGGAAAGGGTGAAGAAAAACTTAAAAAAGCCGGGATAAAAGTTTCAAAAGGACTCCTCGAAAAAGAAGCAAATGAATTAAATGAAGTTTTTTTCAAATTTATCAGTAAAAAAATGCCTTTTGTAATAATGAAAAGTGCATCAAGTCTTGACGGTAAAATTGCCACATCAACTGGGGAATCGAAATGGATTACAAGTATCGAATCAAGAAGATTTGTTCATAATTTGAGAGCATCGGTTGATGCTTTGCTGATTGGCTCAAATACATTGAAAAAAGACAATCCTCTGCTTGACACAAGACTGATAAAAGCAAAAAAATTACCTGCTGTTGTCATTGTGAACACCAATTTGACCTCAAATATGAATGCTGAAGTTTTCAAATCGACTGATAAAAGGAAAGTTTTTATAGCTACAGCTGTAGGCAAATCTAAGAGAAAACAAATTGAACCATTTTATAAAATGAATATTGACATAATCTTTTGTAAAAAATTTGAAAATCAAATCGACCTCAATGACCTTATGACGAAACTTGCTGAAAAAAATATAACATCAGTGATGATTGAGGGAGGCGGAGAAATAAATGC is from Candidatus Schekmanbacteria bacterium and encodes:
- a CDS encoding class I SAM-dependent methyltransferase → MRKKSLGGYGKAWDSEVEGFDDFQSVVIPKKDEMLQTITEMIPFDTERKLTILEIGAGNGALTQKVLSYFPKSNYIFSDASEGMLEEARKRFEGKEGAPMKFVIADFNKSEWYAPLGKLKFDVIVSSLCFHYIATKRRQPLFNEILELLKKKGVLIYSTAVESPHKIIQKQIEKNHRLFLKRRFKEVMNITVTDEDMDKMYKEKRGRLGVNTMPAENHLYHMKKAGFSKYELIWRFRHYAIFMGVK
- the ribD gene encoding bifunctional diaminohydroxyphosphoribosylaminopyrimidine deaminase/5-amino-6-(5-phosphoribosylamino)uracil reductase RibD yields the protein MANKKLEEDLKFLKKTLTLAKRGIGRVSPNPLVGAVIVKNGKIIASGYHKAAGEKHAEIVALDKAGIEAKGATLYVNLEPCSHIGKTGPCCDEIIKAGIKRVVFSVSDPNPLVNGKGEEKLKKAGIKVSKGLLEKEANELNEVFFKFISKKMPFVIMKSASSLDGKIATSTGESKWITSIESRRFVHNLRASVDALLIGSNTLKKDNPLLDTRLIKAKKLPAVVIVNTNLTSNMNAEVFKSTDKRKVFIATAVGKSKRKQIEPFYKMNIDIIFCKKFENQIDLNDLMTKLAEKNITSVMIEGGGEINASALKQGIIDKFFLFFAPILIGGNNAKGFVGGSGIKKLSEAYKMDITKIKRIGRDILIVGKMS
- a CDS encoding DUF1284 domain-containing protein, which codes for MLMLLLDKKPQITILIFMASTTVNLRGHHLLCLLAFRGKGYNRAFINNLAKLQEKIRNDKKIKIKIVEGADDICVQCPYLNGNTCCKEAEERTQKINKIDNNILNKLNFKKNEIITLSDLVKSLSQIPKQELAKLCSSCSWLKTENCPKEIILFIHSFST